In a single window of the Lodderomyces elongisporus chromosome 4, complete sequence genome:
- the ATF1 gene encoding Alcohol acetyltransferase: MSEAEVIISRPLSVAENFFRSRTASGFYRNFQVTATYNFDLKKNNLQSLYYALRKTLIEYPILASNVQFNKKIKTYEYELLKEIKLRDVLVMETQTYSNQYLTHGVINEKFMKSANNIQFELYCQKPLFCLILIDEYNLSAVFEHTIGDGLVGNYFHEALLKNWARCENEGLLDKVEGEKIHACPDPLDSVLFSFQNDKSLIEHSLPPPMDIFLEDMDLDYTYGDNKFHERVAPATHPTKWAGRFKAQDTHEIAFKLINLTANETATILRKCKEKKVTLTPYIEIVLAYTLQPIFGDDCYATHKIAMTLRRHFTSSKAPVAYHKILNDPDYKILGTSAHMGFSENLPPITEFSWNLVQTVNMHLQHAIKNKRALNQLKLFKDTCDLTHDTNEQFFTQQLGKPKADAVKISNLGLINAEETVGANNTSQRKLTFKNMVFSQDMAPYGSEFMLSVISTPKGGLNLVLSYYNHSFDDSKWSNFDIFIERLKSNLMYFCSASPQNS, encoded by the coding sequence ATGAGTGAAGCTGAAGTTATAATCTCACGACCATTGAGTGTGGCAGAAAATTTCTTTCGATCAAGAACAGCTTCAGGTTTTTACCGAAATTTTCAAGTGACTGCTACTTAcaattttgatttgaagaaaaacaatttgcaaCTGCTTTATTACGCATTAAGAAAGACCTTGATCGAGTATCCAATTCTTGCTTCAAACGTTCAattcaataaaaaaataaagactTATGAATATGAACTACTCAAGGAAATCAAGTTAAGAGATGTATTGGTTATGGAAACACAAACTTATTCAAACCAATACTTAACTCACGGTGTCATTAATGAAAAGTTTATGAAGTCAGCAAACAACATTCAGTTTGAGCTTTACTGTCAAAAACCATTGTTTTGTCTTATTCTCATTGATGAATACAACTTGTCTGCTGTGTTTGAACACACCATTGGCGACGGGTTGGTTGGTAATTACTTTCACGAGGcattattgaaaaactGGGCTCGTTGTGAAAATGAGGGTTTATTAGATAAAGttgaaggagaaaaaatcCATGCTTGCCCAGATCCCCTTGACTCTGTATTGTTTAGTTTTCAAAATGATAAGAGTCTAATTGAGCATTCTTTACCACCACCTATGGATATATTTCTCGAAGATATGGACCTTGACTATACTTATGGCGATAACAAGTTTCACGAAAGAGTGGCCCCAGCAACACACCCTACAAAATGGGCGGGAAGATTTAAAGCTCAAGATACACACGAAATTGCATTCAAATTAATCAATTTAACTGCCAATGAGACAGCAACAATTTTGCGCAAGTgtaaggaaaagaaggttaCTTTAACACCGTATATCGAAATTGTGTTGGCATACACTTTACAACCAATATTTGGTGATGATTGCTATGCTACACACAAGATTGCAATGACGCTAAGAAGACATTTTACTAGTTCGAAAGCACCCGTGGCCTACCACAAGATCCTAAATGACCCAGATTATAAAATTTTAGGAACTCTGGCGCACATGGGCTTTAGTGAAAATTTGCCTCCAATTACTGAATTTTCATGGAATTTAGTACAGACAGTTAATATGCATTTACAGCATGCCATTAAAAACAAGAGAGCCTTGAATCAGTTGAAATTGTTCAAAGATACTTGCGATTTAACTCATGACACAAACGAACAATTCTTCACGCAGCAACTCGGGAAACCCAAGGCAGATGCAGTAAAGATTTCAAATCTTGGACTAATCAACGCTGAAGAGACTGTGGGCGCAAATAACACATCTCAAAGAAAATTGACCTTTAAAAATATGGTATTCTCGCAGGACATGGCACCATACGGATCAGAGTTTATGTTGAGTGTTATTTCAACACCCAAAGGTGGATTAAACCTAGTACTAAGTTACTATAATCACTCATTTGATGACTCGAAATGGAGCAATTTTGATATATTTATTGAGAGGTTAAAGAGTAATTTGATGTATTTTTGCTCGGCAAGTCCACAAAACTCATGa
- the POL1 gene encoding DNA-directed DNA polymerase alpha catalytic subunit pol1 (BUSCO:EOG09260375): protein MSSRAARRDKLKQLQEARKSRGNVVIDSDDDGDDGVNLNKIYDEVDEETFREHKRKQLMDDDFIVDDNGEGYVDNGADEWDDASRPNYYSDEDSDTEVRTSSKKRKNRHHNQRAVKVAKTAPISNFFKHSNDINGGIKKKVDTNIDDILEDFQETKPSRKINGPSAFASTSASAPKFLQENNSSSNNNNNNNNNNNGIGKIKKKTNNRSFAFSTVSKEKKRPTRVDTFNASSDYTMDFDDFDQQSSPRKEEKERKINVKHEQVNILSSPTKNSLTATGSTLETTNASTTVDTTDKPGAANSVVKASDSDSDDDVIVTKRHRAVVSARRQNEATVSSVKANTTILSSPSHPLGSASSSSSSSSSSQTNHTEKIAQANVDDEQGHFRMFWMDYAEVENSLLLFGKVATRDGKLVSGVVQVNGLCRELFILPREYRMVDGEEDTSSPRVTPNDVREEITPLFMEHYKLETLRAKAETKKYAFELANIPKEAEYLKVLLPYNNATNRKVLPANTEGQTFRHVFGSNTNMFESFVTQRNIMGPCWLDIEGGNFEAIQNSTHCQVEVAVSSPNKISPVDKAPPAAPNLTCTSISVQTVMNPKHNKQEVVSVTLATFFDLPQDAPIPEGLNPNDVITFVRPVGSVSFPPGLNQLAQKEKFNLRLCPNEKVLLNAVAAKVKMLDPDVFVGHRMENISLDVLVHRMYDNQVMTWSALGRRNRKQWPQHITKNKNSSGFNNNLLIREVFQGRLMCDIANEMGQSLTSKCQSWDLAEMYEVVCHKKHEPMDISFQNSKFAEDATLLFLALKENNFNAKITSEIAFSIQILSLSKQLTNIAGNAWSHTLSGTRAGRNEYILLHEFRKNNYIVPDKEDALHKNTSYSQQAKLESFDDDVQTATSNKKPKFQGGLVFEPEKGLHKNYILVMDFNSLYPSIIQEFNICFTTVDRDRFNNTHDEERDLPTLPDNDADAGVLPRLLNTLVTRRREVKKLLKDPKNTPFQNAQYDIKQQALKLTANSMYGCLGYVNSRFYAKPLAMLVTNKGREILMDTRQLAESNSLRVVYGDTDSVMIDTGADNLRDAVKVGEQFKVQVNERYRLLEIDIDNVFRRLLLHAKKKYAAMNASINKATGEEVTTLEVKGLDMRRREYCQLSKEISTFVLMKILSNADPEEALMDVYQYLEEMRDKIIANQVPAIKYKINTKLSKDPTSYPNGKNMPQVQVALKLKNQGKVIKAGSVITYVITAPTAENDTSSVADRARAIQDLLVQKTELRPDPTYYLEKQIFAPVERLLEKIDSVDMVRVATALGIDTKRYILKVKNGDLNGEIMPMESRISDAERFRQSSFLVLKCKCGHHFRFGGIQASVDYRVTFNGVQCSKCEYTFPLIKLTAQLECTIRKHISVYYAGWLVCDDPSCGITTRQISVYGKRCIGSSGKGLDCKGVMSYRYTDKALYNQLLYFQSIFDVEKTKQRKLRPIRDALEEEGKEGKDGKVAELAMGQIEALAEQNRDVFAYCQGVVQKYLAECGRRYVNMGSIFDFMSI from the coding sequence ATGCTGTCTCGAGCGGCCAGACGTGATAAGTTAAAGCAGCTTCAAGAAGCAAGGAAATCTCGTGGAAATGTTGTTATCGATCTGGACGACGATGGCGACGATGGAGTCAACCTAAACAAGATCTACgatgaagttgatgaagaaacTTTCAGAGAACACAAGAGAAAACAATTAATGGACGATGATTTTATAGTCGATGATAATGGGGAAGGATACGTCGATAATGGTGCTGATGAATGGGATGATGCATCCAGACCTAACTACTACTCCGATGAAGACAGTGATACTGAAGTACGCACCTCTtctaagaaaagaaagaaccgTCACCATAACCAAAGAGCTGTCAAGGTTGCCAAAACTGCACCTATAAGCAATTTCTTTAAACATTCAAACGATATCAATGGTGgcattaaaaagaaagtagaTACAAACATTGATGACATTCTTGAAGATTTCCAAGAAACGAAACCACTGAGAAAAATCAATGGACCCAGTGCATTTGCCTCTACATCAGCATCTGCTCCAAAATTCTTGCAAGAGAataacagcagcagcaacaacaacaacaacaacaacaacaacaacaacggtATTGGTAAGATTAAGAAGAAAACCAATAATAGGTCGTTTGCATTTTCTACTGTAtcgaaggaaaagaaacgCCCTACAAGAGTGGACACTTTTAATGCCTCATCAGATTATACTATGgattttgatgattttgacCAGCAATCATCTccaagaaaagaggaaaaggagCGCAAAATTAATGTGAAACATGAGCAAGTCAACATATTATCTTCGCCCACCAAAAATAGTTTAACTGCAACAGGTTCGACTTTAGAGACAACTAACGCATCCACCACCGTTGATACTACTGATAAACCTGGTGCTGCAAACTCAGTTGTAAAGGCTAGTGACTCTGATTCCGATGACGATGTCATCGTCACAAAGAGGCATAGAGCTGTTGTTTCCGCTAGACGTCAAAACGAAGCGACAGTCTCTTCTGTTAAAGCTAATACTACGATTTTGTCATCGCCCTCGCATCCATTGGGTAgtgcatcatcatcatcttcttcttcttcttcttcccaaACAAACCACACAGAGAAGATTGCGCAGGCAAATGTCGATGACGAACAAGGCCACTTCCGTATGTTTTGGATGGACTATGCCGAAGTTGAAAACTCGCTTTTACTTTTCGGTAAAGTTGCAACTAGGGATGGTAAGTTGGTGTCGGGTGTTGTGCAAGTAAATGGGCTTTGTCGTGAGTTATTCATCTTGCCAAGGGAATACAGAATGGTTGATGGTGAAGAAGACACGAGTTCACCTCGTGTGACACCCAATGATGTTCGTGAAGAGATAACGCCACTCTTTATGGAACACTACAAGCTAGAGACATTGAGGGCCAAGGCAGAGACTAAAAAGTATGCATTTGAGCTTGCAAACATCCCTAAGGAAGCCGAATACTTGAAAGTGTTGCTACCATACAATAATGCCACAAATAGAAAAGTCTTGCCTGCTAATACTGAGGGCCAAACATTCCGCCATGTATTTGGAAGTAATACAAATATGTTTGAGTCGTTTGTAACTCAAAGAAACATTATGGGACCATGCTGGCTAGATATTGAAGGTGGCAATTTTGAAGCTATACAAAACTCAACACACTGTCAAGTTGAAGTTGCAGTATCTCTGCCAAACAAAATACTGCCCGTGGATAAAGCTCCTCCGGCCGCTCCAAATTTAACTTGTACCTCAATTTCGGTGCAAACGGTAATGAACCCTAAACACAACAAGCAAGAGGTTGTTTCAGTAACCTTGGCAACCTTTTTTGACCTTCCTCAAGATGCACCAATTCCTGAAGGGTTAAATCCAAATGATGTCATCACGTTTGTAAGACCAGTAGGCTCAGTATCATTCCCACCGGGACTTAATCAGCTTgctcaaaaagaaaagtttaaCTTGAGATTATGTCCTAATGAAAAAGTGTTGCTAAATGCGGTGGCAGCAAAAGTGAAAATGTTGGATCCTGATGTGTTTGTTGGTCACAGGATGGAGAATATTTCATTGGATGTTTTGGTGCACAGAATGTATGACAATCAAGTAATGACGTGGTCAGCACTTGGTcgaagaaatagaaaacaatGGCCACAGCATATCaccaagaacaagaacagtTCAGGTTTCAACAATAACTTGCTCATTAGAGAAGTGTTTCAGGGAAGATTGATGTGTGATATTGCCAACGAGATGGGTCAGTCATTAACATCTAAATGTCAATCTTGGGATCTCGCCGAAATGTACGAGGTTGTTTGTCACAAAAAGCACGAGCCAATGGATATTAGTTTTCAAAACTCAAAGTTTGCCGAAGATGcaactttactttttctcgCGTTGAAGGAAAATAATTTCAATGCCAAAATTACCAGCGAAATAGCATTTTCTATTCAGATCCTTTCGCTTTCCAAGCAATTGACAAATATCGCGGGTAATGCATGGTCTCATACTTTGAGCGGTACCAGAGCTGGAAGAAACGAGTACATTTTGTTGCATGAATTTCGGAAAAACAATTACATTGTACCTGATAAAGAGGATGCATTGCACAAAAACACTTCTTACCTGCAACAAGCCAAGTTAGAGAgctttgatgatgatgtccAAACGGCAACATCCAACAAAAAGCCCAAATTCCAAGGtggtttggtttttgaGCCCGAGAAAGGCTTACACAAGAATTATATATTGGTGATGGATTTCAATTCGTTGTACCCCAGTATTATTCAAGAATTCAACATTTGTTTCACCACTGTGGATAGAGACAGGTTTAACAACACCCACGATGAAGAAAGAGATTTGCCAACACTTCCTGATAACGATGCTGATGCCGGTGTCTTGCCCAGGTTATTGAATACTTTGGTGACGAGACGTCGTGAAGTGAAGAAGCTCTTGAAGGACCCGAAAAATACCCCTTTTCAAAACGCGCAGTATGATATAAAACAACAAGCGCTCAAGTTGACCGCCAACTCGATGTATGGTTGTTTGGGATATGTCAACTCGAGGTTCTATGCCAAACCTTTGGCAATGTTAGTGACGAACAAAGGTAGAGAAATATTGATGGATACGAGACAATTGGCAGAGTCAAATAGCTTAAGGGTTGTTTATGGTGATACAGATTCGGTGATGATAGATACCGGTGCGGATAACTTGAGGGATGCAGTCAAAGTGGGTGAACAGTTTAAAGTGCAAGTGAATGAGAGATACCGACTTTTGGaaattgatattgataatGTGTTTAGAAGATTGCTTCTTcatgcaaagaaaaagtatgCTGCAATGAATGCTTCGATAAACAAGGCTACTGGAGAAGAAGTGACCACTTTGGAAGTCAAAGGTTTGGACATGAGAAGGCGTGAATATTGTCAGCTTTCAAAAGAAATCTCCACTTTTGTGTTGATGAAGATCTTGTCTAATGCCGATCCGGAGGAGGCTTTGATGGATGTGTACCAGTACTTGGAGGAGATGAGAGACAAAATCATTGCCAACCAAGTACCTGCTATAAAGTATAAGATTAACACCAAGCTTTCCAAGGATCCAACGAGCTATCCAAATGGGAAGAATATGCCACAGGTGCAGGTTGcattaaaattaaagaatcAAGGAAAGGTTATCAAGGCCGGAAGCGTTATCACCTATGTCATTACAGCACCGACTGCTGAAAACGACACATCCTCAGTTGCTGATCGAGCAAGAGCTATACAAGATTTGTTGGTGCAAAAAACAGAGTTGCGTCCTGATCCAACTTATTACCTCGAGAAGCAGATATTTGCCCCAGTAGAGAGGTTACtagaaaaaattgattcgGTCGATATGGTACGTGTGGCTACAGCATTGGGAATCGATACCAAGCGTTATATATTAAAAGTTAAGAACGGGGACTTGAATGGCGAGATTATGCCGATGGAGTCAAGAATATCCGATGCTGAACGTTTCCGTCAATCGAGTTTCCTAGTTctcaaatgcaaatgtgGTCATCACTTTCGATTTGGTGGAATCCAGGCCTCAGTGGACTACAGAGTCACGTTCAATGGAGTTCAATGTAGCAAATGTGAGTATACTTTTCCGCTTATCAAGTTGACTGCTCAATTGGAATGTACCATTCGAAAACACATTTCGGTTTATTACGCAGGTTGGCTTGTATGTGATGACCCATCTTGTGGTATCACCACTCGACAAATATCAGTTTATGGAAAACGATGCATTGGACTGTCTGGAAAAGGTTTAGATTGCAAAGGTGTAATGAGCTACCGATATACTGACAAGGCTTTGTATAATCAATTGCTCTATTTCCAGTCCATCTTTGATGTtgagaaaacaaagcaacGAAAGTTGAGACCGATTCGAGATGCCTTGGAAGAAGAGggcaaagaaggaaaggaTGGAAAAGTTGCGGAGTTGGCTATGGGTCAGATTGAGGCATTGGCTGAACAAAATAGGGATGTTTTTGCTTACTGTCAAGGTGTAGTACAGAAATATCTTGCAGAGTGTGGTCGCCGTTATGTCAACATGGGCTCTATCTTTGACTTTATGAGCATATAA
- the SNF5 gene encoding SWI/SNF chromatin-remodeling complex subunit (BUSCO:EOG0926115P) codes for MPLEGISPVHQQPQQQQQQHQQQSQGGPPQARTGGLPPITPQFLASLNPQQMQVLKNLPQFQEAMRQYRQRQELMQNPQNKRIMNNIQQQMSPQSASDGVGVGTGFGVGGHTEQMLGSQQFQDLSMQSMSNEQVIRLQQQQAQQPQAHIQNLQNTQNIAQQSPPNFQPQYPHDLPYKRNVQNQMSPQSVSMQNLGIPGGLPIKKVPSRVPSVPGPKGIGGTRASPQLYGEVTNGVNAGVGEVESVPNMMPNGIPTGGPPGVPPGVSGTLPTGLPNVIPAGVPNGLPNNLPNGVLNGVPNGVPNGVPNGVPNGVPNGVPNGVPNGVPNGLSNGGMASNPGNFATPGGIPVQHPSQTQLDQAGQYPSSQQAGSNINVPVSAPSLSAQEFLSKVPMKPLSSFHEWSDKLTKENKEVPLDTKVYETMIQKDAMFLAEHSKQSFENKMELESLSKDLQQYNMVKQLRMNSIQLSAKNQLNNSIWGEGYQGYGNGVTNTGTKLLLPPRDYTDRMINERLMRQDKQSKNYVPIRLEFDQERDQFKLRDTFLWDLNEEVLSVEDFTTQLLEDYKFIPKVHYHTILSSIKEQIADYQQKPIKTTGELRIPIKIDIIINNTQLTDQFEWDILNNGDSDPEEFATMMSDELYLPGEFATVIAHSIREQSQMYLKALNLAGYAFDGTPVTDDSVRNHLLPALRLVSKDYQVVDDFFSILRNPSNVSDYCPQLIKLTEMEVERMDKELERESRRKRRHNYNEDAQALFGSGGAFGSGSGGFEGRGGSSGVGGGGGGGGGGLGIGLGLGLGSGGGGLGGGNSFSSSNDRGSVGSRGLVSSRRAAAHTGRGTISLDLSDVPRTFRTPAPSSILPGGVDLGVPDVYEYNEVVVKRSQVKNPDYRPPTPEPVANDLVTYHHDPIEGTFNVTIKLLD; via the coding sequence ATGCCTTTAGAGGGCATTCTGCCGGTTCACCAACAGcctcaacagcaacagcaacagcatcaacaacaatcacaaGGAGGTCCTCCGCAAGCTAGAACTGGGGGACTTCCACCAATTACTCCACAATTTTTAGCTTCGCTCAACCCTCAACAAATGCAAGTTCTTAAGAACCTTCCACAGTTTCAAGAAGCAATGAGACAGTATAGGCAACGCCAGGAGCTTATGCAAAACCCTCAAAACAAGAGGATTATGAATAATATTCAACAACAGATGCTGCCACAAAGTGCATCAGATGGTGTGGGAGTAGGAACAGGGTTTGGTGTTGGAGGACACACTGAGCAGATGCTTGGTTCTCAGCAATTCCAAGATCTTCTGATGCAGCTGATGAGCAATGAGCAGGTAATTAGActtcagcagcaacaagCTCAACAACCACAAGCTCACATTCAAAATTTACAAAATACTCAAAATATCGCACAACAATCTCCACCCAACTTTCAACCACAATATCCTCATGACTTACCATATAAGAGAAATGttcaaaaccaaatgtCGCCGCAATCCGTGAGTATGCAGAACTTGGGTATTCCAGGCGGACTACCAATCAAGAAGGTACCTAGTCGAGTGCCTTCTGTACCAGGCCCAAAGGGTATTGGTGGCACTAGGGCAAGTCCTCAATTATATGGAGAAGTCACCAATGGAGTAAATGCAGGTGTAGGTGAAGTTGAAAGTGTGCCCAACATGATGCCCAATGGTATACCCACTGGCGGGCCACCTGGTGTACCTCCCGGTGTGTCTGGCACATTACCAACCGGTTTGCCCAATGTGATTCCTGCAGGCGTCCCCAATGGTTTACCTAATAATTTACCTAATGGCGTATTAAATGGCGTTCCCAATGGTGTACCCAATGGTGTACCCAATGGTGTACCCAATGGTGTACCCAATGGTGTTCCCAATGGTGTTCCCAATGGTGTACCAAACGGTTTACTGAATGGGGGTATGGCGAGCAACCCAGGAAACTTTGCAACACCCGGGGGTATTCCGGTGCAACACCCTCTGCAAACTCAGCTTGATCAAGCCGGTCAATACCCATCCTCTCAACAGGCAGGTTCAAATATCAATGTCCCAGTCAGTGCTCCATCTTTAAGCGCGCAAGAGTTTTTGAGTAAAGTTCCAATGAAACCACTTTCAAGCTTTCATGAATGGTCAGATAAGTTGaccaaagaaaacaaggagGTTCCCCTTGATACAAAAGTGTATGAAACTATGATACAAAAGGATGCGATGTTTTTGGCTGAACATTCCAAACAATCATTTGAGAACAAAATGGAATTGGAAAGCTTGTCGAAAGACTTGCAACAGTACAACATGGTAAAGCAATTACGAATGAACTCAATTCAATTGAGtgcaaaaaatcaattgaaTAATAGTATATGGGGCGAAGGGTACCAAGGGTATGGCAATGGAGTAACTAATACTGGTACTAAATTATTGTTACCTCCACGCGATTATACTGATCGAATGATTAATGAACGGTTAATGCGTCAAGACAAACAACTGAAGAACTATGTGCCGATACGACTTGAGTTTGACCAAGAACGAGACCAGTTTAAATTGCGTGATACATTTCTCTGGGATTTAAATGAAGAGGTTTTGAGTGTTGAGGACTTTACGACCCAATTATTGGAAGACTACAAGTTTATCCCCAAAGTTCATTATCATACTATATTGAGTTCGATCAAGGAGCAGATTGCAGATTACCAGCAAAAACCTATTAAAACGACAGGGGAATTACGAATACCGATTAAGATTGAtattatcatcaacaacactCAGTTGACGGATCAGTTTGAGTGGGACATTTTGAATAATGGCGATCTGGACCCCGAGGAGTTTGCAACCATGATGAGTGACGAGTTGTATTTGCCTGGTGAGTTTGCCACAGTTATTGCCCATAGTATCCGCGAACAGAGTCAGATGTACTTGAAGGCCTTAAATTTGGCTGGTTACGCTTTTGATGGTACTCCAGTTACTGATGATAGTGTACGCAACCATCTTTTACCTGCGTTGCGTTTGGTTTCTAAAGACTATCAGGTTGTAGATGATTTCTTTTCGATTTTGAGGAACCCTTCCAATGTTTCAGATTATTGTCCACAATTGATCAAATTGACAGAAATGGAAGTGGAGAGAATGGATAAAGAACTTGAGAGGGAGAGTAGAAGAAAACGTAGACACAATTACAATGAAGATGCACAAGCTTTGTTTGGTTCTGGAGGTGCTTTTGGTTCGGGTAGTGGAGGTTTTGAAGGTAGAGGAGGTAGTAGTGGCGTTGGTGGCGGTGGCGGTGGCGGTGGCGGTGGTCTTGGTATTGGTCTTGGCCTTGGTCTTGgcagtggtggtggtggtcttggtggtggtaatagtTTTTCGTCAAGTAATGACCGTGGAAGTGTTGGTTCAAGGGGACTTGTGTCCTCGAGGCGTGCTGCTGCACATACTGGAAGAGGTACTATTCTGCTTGACTTATCAGATGTTCCCCGAACATTTAGAACTCCAGCGCCCTCGAGTATATTACCAGGTGGAGTTGATTTGGGTGTGCCTGATGTTTACGAGTATAATGAGGTGGTTGTCAAAAGACTGCAGGTCAAGAATCCTGATTATAGGCCACCTACACCTGAACCCGTAGCGAATGACTTGGTCACTTATCATCATGATCCTATAGAAGGAACATTTAATGTGACCATTAAGTTATTAGACTAA
- the VAM3 gene encoding SNAP receptor, producing the protein MSFANIDLEAQKQPLLRKTHASNHATTDIGGNSSASSNKNYGSNNISGSNNISGSNNNGNNNAVGGVAVGVAVGPNGNDNNDDPLDTIIHKTSIELQNLSQLISQFDNQRRQLGTKRDCVELRRNIETSTTNITELLRAIEALVVRLTTLVNSAHGSRDSNHNQERKEVGKVKVSSRQIMMKEKLTSEFSELEKKFANSKKLFDEKKKVFVIPQTHTVSENGRSGVGQGIEDESPNQSQIQMQVQENEDPELVEQTELQYHLLLTEERNREIEQVANGVMEVNSIFKDLNQLLHQQGEQINTVEDNILQLHGHTQQADRELHKAHEYQKKKGRWSCIFLVAICVFVLIVVLVVLS; encoded by the coding sequence ATGTCGTTCGCAAACATTGATCTTGAAGCCCAAAAGCAGCCACTTTTGCGCAAGACTCACGCGTCAAACCATGCAACTACAGATATAGGGGGAAATTCAAGTGCTAGCAGTAATAAAAACTACGGTAGCAACAATATTAGCGGTAGTAACAATATTAGCGGTAGTAACAATAATGGTAACAACAATGctgttggtggtgttgctgttggtgttgctgttggtCCTAACggtaatgataataatgatgatcCGTTAGACACGATTATTCACAAAACATCAATAGAGTTGCAGAATCTCAGCCAGCTTATATCGCAATTTGATAATCAGAGAAGACAACTTGGTACCAAAAGAGACTGCGTTGAGCTTCGACGAAATATCGAAACCTCGACTACAAACATTACTGAACTTTTACGGGCCATCGAAGCGCTAGTGGTCAGATTGACAACTCTAGTAAATTCTGCTCATGGTAGTCGAGATAGTAACCATaaccaagaaagaaaagaagttgGTAAGGTTAAGGTTTCGAGTCGGCAGATTATGatgaaagagaaattgaCAAGTGAGTTTCTGGAGTTGGAGAAGAAGTTTGCCAATctgaaaaaattgtttgatgaaaagaaaaaagtatttgtgATTCCGCAAACCCATACTGTTTCTGAGAATGGGAGGAGTGGTGTTGGACAAGGCATCGAAGATGAAAGTCCGAATCAGCTGCAAATACAAATGCAAGTGCAAGAGAATGAAGATCCAGAATTGGTTGAGCAAACGGAATTGCAATACCATTTGCTTTTGACGGAAGAGAGAAACAGGGAGATTGAACAAGTGGCCAACGGTGTGATGGAGGTTAACTCGATTTTCAAAGACCTTAATCAGTTATTGCATCAGCAAGGtgaacaaataaacacTGTTGAAGACAATATTCTACAATTGCATGGCCATACACAACAAGCAGATCGCGAGCTACATAAAGCACACGAatatcaaaagaaaaagggtcGCTGGTCTTGTATCTTTCTAGTTGCCATCTGCGTCTTTGTTCTTATCGTAGTGCTTGTTGTCCTCAGTTAG